Below is a window of Prionailurus viverrinus isolate Anna chromosome A1, UM_Priviv_1.0, whole genome shotgun sequence DNA.
CTGCCTTACAGACACTTCCTATCCAGTTCACAgttaagacacagaaaaaaaaaaagacttctgtgTCATTCATTGTCCACCAGAGGAACAATGAATGAGCGAGCTCTTACCCAACTGCTCCTAGGATTCAACATCATTTAAGGGCCCAATCCTGAATCCAGTCTAACTTCCCAGCCAAGATTAAGACTTCCAGAAGCCCCACCCGACCCGTCCCACCTTATCTGGCTGCTCCTGTGGCTCAGGGCCTGCCACACCCAGCCACAGCAGGCCACACCCTCAACTGCCTCCTAAGCCACCTGGAGAATACCTGAGACAAACTACCTCTGGCCTGACCAGAGTTCAGAGGAAAGGGTTGCAGTTCTCCCTGCACAGCACTGAGCTCGTTTAAGGTAAAACTGGCCATGGATGCCAGCTCACTGAAACCCTGGGAGCTTTGGAAAGAATCTTCACCTGGGGTGGGAGTTCACTAAACCAGCATCCAAAGGGGGTGGAAGTGAACAAAGATCTGTTTGTGGTGAGACAGGAGATAATAAGCTCCAGAGCAGGAAAAGACTTCACAGGGAACTGCTAGATGACAGAAGTTCTAGAATCTTCTGAGACCTTAACTACAGGCCCTATTCGCCTCAGACTACATTCAGAACACCTTGACCTCTAGCTTTCAATCAGAAATCAAAGGGGCTACTCAACACCCTCTACCTCACAGAAAccaccctttctccttcctcccacacaTCCTGTGTTTCTGCCAATTCTACCGGCCTAGGAACCCCCTGAAGGGCAGGACCATCTGCCCCAATCAGGAAAGCAGACACTACAGAAAAACAGTCGGGTCAGACTGCCCTGGAGAGTCCACCTCCTAACCCACACCTGTAAAAGCCAATTCGCCAGCAGGTGGCCAGATACAGAGCTCGTGACACCTTACCTTACTTCCACTGATGGTGTGGAACTTTTTCTCCAGAACCTTCTTCACAGGTTCCTCTTCTTTGAAGGTGATGAAAACAAAGCCTCGTCTTTTGTTCGTTTTTGGATCCATTGGAAGCTCAATGGCCTCAATCTGTAAACATACACAAAGCTCAGAACCAACGCCTCTTCCCACCCCAGGACCCATAGGGAACTCCCAGGAGAAAAGACCCACAAAGGCCAGAATGAACAAGAAGCCTTGCTGAGGACGGCTAGAGCCAGCCAAGGCTGCCAAGAACCCGGAAGACCACAACCTCAGGGCAACCAGCAGACAGCTCCCTGAGTAACACACTCACCTCCCCAAACTCGCCAAAGTATTCTCTGATCTTCTCCTCAGTGGCTTCAGGATTCAGACCCCCCACAAAAATTTTCTTTACCGGGTCCTTCTTCATGGCCATTGCCTTTTTGGGGTCAATGACACGGCCATCCAGTCTGTGTTCCTTCTGGTCTAGGACCTGTCCCAACAGAAGGACATTAGGTTCTAACTCAGCAGCATGACCCTGAACAAGGCCCTTCTCTTTAAGACACAAAGACCCCAACACTGGTACACAAAATGTGTATGTCCCCTCCAAACTCTACGCCGAACCTGACTTACCAACTCAACTTCTCCAAACTTCAAGTATAGCTACCCCCCCCATCACCTTCCCTGCCCAGTCTCGGTGTAAAGCCGGTCCCTTTCAGGAGTAAAGCAGCAGTATCTAGAGTATAGGTTGGAATCCACCCCTTTCTAGCTGTGTGAGCTCTTCTACTTAAACCTCTGAGTCTGTTTTCTGCAAATTGGGCCTAAAATAATGCCTTATTTCATAGCAACCCTGGACTGTTTTCTAATCCCCACAATAAAGCATCTGCTTCAGCAATGCCCAGAGTAggcataaaaacataataaacaccAGCTATAATCTTCCTGGACCACTCTAGTCCATACCCATCGCTCTAcctaatctgcatttttaattccTTCAAAAACAAGAAAGTTCCTCACCTCTGCTGTTGCCAAAGCCCTCAACCACTTACAGCACACACAAACTAATCACACTCTAAGAATGATATCCTCTTACATACACTTAAGAGCGTTGACATCAAATACGAAGCTTACCTTCTCCACACTGGCTGCATCTTTGAAGAGGATAAACCCAAACCCTCTTGACCGGCCAGTGTTGGGGTCCATTTTTATTGTACAGTCAACGACCTCTCCAAATTTGGTAAAATAATCCTTTAGGTCCTTTTTGCTGGTATCCCAGCTCAAGCCACCAACGAACATTTTTCTGAAATGGTAAAGACACGTGCCAACAAGTCTTACAAGAAGCCTTGTGATTTTAGAAGGGCTGGCCCTGACAGAACCTTCACTGTAAGGGTTGTAAACAAGGTGGCCATCCGGTCAAAGATGTACCCTTAATGTCCCCAAGGGAGGGTACTGCCCTTGGAATGTACTAACAAATCTTCACTACCCTCCCAAACAACCTTGACCCTAACGGAGCAGCCCCAGACTGGGCAAAGAAGAGCACTCTTAGCCTGGGCTAGAAGCCCCCGAAACACTCATAACTGGAAGTCTTTTGACTACCAAGCAAGTACCAAAAGACTGCCGTCCCTGCCCGTCCTCCCCACCCTCGAGAACTCGCCCTCAAGGAACTCGAGGCTTCCGGGGGCCGGAGACCGCGTTCAGACCGTGACTCCGCCCtccgcggggtgggggagggaggccgcCGCCGGGGCGCGCGCCAACTCCGCCCACGCAGCCCCGCGGAGCCCGAGGCCGCCTCGGCCCCGGGTCCGAGGGCACTATCCCCCCCGCCTTCGGGCcgcccgcccccagccccgcgcGAGCGGCCCCGGGGCGGCGCCAAAGTCGACCCAACAAACTCCTGCAAACTCCGGCGCGAGCGGCGGCGCGGCGGGCGCAGCGGGGCCGGGCGGCGGGCCGCGAGCAGGCCCCGGCCtcccgcccgcccctccccccgccgcgtGGCGCCAACAAAAGGCGGCCCCGGAACAAAGGCGGCGCCCCGGTCGGCCCGCGGCCGCACCTACCCCGCGTCCTCCTCGTTCTTGCTGGCGTTGATCTGGTCGCCCTCGGCGCCGTTCTGGTTGCCGGCCGGGGGCGCCGCGCTCCCGCCTCCGGCGCCCGCCGCGGCCCCGGTGCCCGCCCCCGCCGGCGACTCGCCTTCGGGGGCGGCCTCGTGTCCGTTCTCGGTGGCGCCCGTGGTCTCCATGGGCTGCTCCTCACCCGCTTCCGACATGCTAGGCCGGGGCGCGGCGGCTCCTGCAACGAGCGACCACGGCGCGTCAGGGCCGCGCGGCTCCCACCCAGCTCCCGCCCGCCGCCCGCGGGCCCGGCCGCTCACCTCGCGCCGATGACGCCGCGGGGCCCGCTCGTCCCCACCCGCAGGGAAGGCGCCGCGGGCTCGGCCGCGCTCACGCCCGCGCTGCCGGGCCTCGCCTCCGTCCGCCGACGGAGCTGCCGCAACCTCGCGTCCCCCTTCTCCGCCGCGCCGCACGGAGACCACCGATTAACACAGCTCGCTCGGGCCCGCGCGGTGCCGCCGCCTGACAATGCCGACTCGTGGCGCTCTTTATAATGCCGGGGCCAGGCCCACCTCGCAACAAGGCGCATGTTCATTGGCTACGCCAGCCCGTCACTCAACCCCGCGCCGGCGTCCCATTGGCCTCAGCGGCGCGCGCACGCTAAATCCGGGCGGGCTTTTGTCCTCATTTTAGAACCCGCGCGAGCCAGGGCCTTGCGGAGGGTTGCCGCGGCGGAGCGGGACCACGGTCTTGTCCCGAGCGAACGGCCGCGCGAGCCCAGTGGCCTAGGGGCCCGAGACGGTCTCTTCTCTGTGAGGCTGCAGTCTCTTGCCCCGATGCGCCCCATCCCAGCACGGTAGCTTCGGCCACTCTTATTTTCCCAAAAGAGGAAACTGGTCTCTAGGAAGTCTCGCAAACCAAGGTCGCTTGGCTGGAAGTGGCAGAACTCGGGCTGCCGAGATGGGCCGCCCAGGGTTCCCCGAAGGCCTTCCGCCAGGGCTCGAAGGGATTGGGACGCAACTCGCCCTCCCCTTTGACCTTGGTGCCCTCACAGTCCCTTGCTCCCGCCCTTTCTGCCGCTTCCCCCAGTGGCAGAAGCGGACAGGGGGTGGAGCCCGCCGAGCGTCTGGTGCCAGTGGTGTTCGGGCAGGCAGGATGTGGCGGGAGAAACGTTGGGACCATGGTCTTCTCCAGTCTTATGTCGTCCGGCAGCACCTAGACGATAAGCGttgttttttatactttctattaaaatttttcacttaggttagttcatttatttctgctgaaaaaaattttttaaagttattttgacAGCGAGCGAGCACAAGAAGGggatggacagaaagagagggagagagaatcccaagcaggcttcatgctgtcagcacagagcccgaagtcaggcttgaactcaccaaccctgtgatcatgacctttGCCAAAATCCGAAGTGGGATGcgcgaccaactgagccactgaggtgcccctgaaatttatttttaagagaaatatacCACTTCCCTGAAATCACAAAGTTGGAGGCCGGGAGGGATGGTTCTCTTTTTCCAATATACAAAACCCCTTAACTGGATATTCTTGACCACCAAACTTGAAAGGCCTGCGTGATTTCTGTTAATCATAATGGGTGACCAGGCCCCAAATGGACCAGTATTACAGCCTCTGCAGCCTGGGGATTGCCAAATGACAACAGAGCCCAAGAAGCTGACATTTCCTCCCTGAGTTTCTGCAGCCAGGCCCGGTGTAGTGAGCTGGGGGTTCTGTTTTCTTATCTAGTCTGCTAACAACCCTCTGGAAGGTGATACCATCACAAATTATATGGAAATCCAGAGCTGAGCTGTGGCCCAAAACTCACTCCCTTATCCAACCAGCCAGTGGAGATGCACTGAGAATGAAAAATGTGACAGTTTCCCATTGGGAAAAAATAATGGACTTCAGAACATCTGAAGATTTGGTCACCCAGCACTGGATTCCCCCAAGGTATCAACCAACTAGAGCAGCAGCCCCCaccgacaccccccccccacccatccagATGAGCAAATACCTTCTGGGTCACCCCAGGGCCCAGCTGACTGCTTCACTTTCTGGCTATGTTCCACAACTGGAATTCACATATCTCCGTAAAACTGTGGTCATGTCATTGAAATCTGATAGTAAGGCTTACAGGAAGACCTTAACAAACTCCCCACCCGACCTCCACCCCAGCCTGTGCCCACCCACAGAAATAAGGGTCAGGGATGTGGCTCACAGGGGATGATGGACACAGCTGCCCCAACAGTGAGGATAATACAGGCAATGAAGTTCAAAGTCAAATAGTCTAAATGCAGCCACACAACGTAACTAATGATGAGGGCATACATTCACTTAATCTCCTGCTCTTGTCCACATGGATTCCTTTAGCACATCTTAGGAAACACTTTCCATGACATGTCAAGTCTGAGGATGACAACATTTGGACAGTGCTTCACAGTTTGCAAAATGCTTTCCCCGACATTGCTTTATTGGAGCTTCACAATAATTTTTGTGTGAGGGTATCCGTAATTTATACAACAAAACACGTGAAATTGCATCTAAAATTGTAgccgctggggcacctgggtggctcagtcagtaaagcatcagactcttgcttttgcctcaggtcatgatctcatggttcgtgacttcaagccgggcactaggctctgcactgacagcggaggctgcttgggattctctctctccctctctgcccttccctggtgctcactcgcgctctctctctgtctctctctcaaaataaataaataaacttttttttactttaaaaaaaagttcaaaaaataaaacaaattagatCTCATATCAGATTACATTTTTCTGAGGCTCAAATGAAGCAATGACTTAGAACTTATAAACTCTAAAGAACTGCAGACAAGAGGGGGTCGGTCTCAGCACAGAATACTTTGAGGTTGCCTCCAAGGGTGTTTCTGACTgaggcagggcacctggctcTTTGGAAGCAGCAGGAAGTCCCTTTGATCCAAGGATCCCACTCTTGTTATTGGGTCCCAGTTAtagaccctgagcagaggacatcttttttttttttaatttatttttttattttacatccaaggtagttaacatatagtgcaacaatgattttgggagtagattccttaatgccccttacccatttggcccatcccccctcccacaatgaGCAGAGGACATCTTTTATGTCATTGAGGTTCTCAAATCAGCAAGGAGCCCAGTTACCCCTGAAATTCCCTTAATAGGCCCATACAGTACAGCCTCCTGGCTTTGGGTATTCAGGCTGTCCGGCAATCTGTGTGTGTAAGAATATATACAGTAACTAACCTAGAACAGAGAGAACAGActcaaaatgcattttgaaagtttttaaaatttcggttgatccttgaacaatgcaggggtgaggggtgccgACCCCCtccacagtcaaaaatctgtgtgCAACTTTTGACCGTCCCCCAAACTGAATtcctaatagcctactgttaacCAGAAGCCTTACCTATAATATAGCCAATTAACTcagacacttttttaaagtttattttgagagaaagagacagcacaagcagaggaggggcagagagggaggaaaagagaatctcaaggatgctccacactgtcagcacggagcccaacgtggagctcgaactcaccaaccgtgtaatcatcacctgagccgaaatcaagagtcgaccacttaacccactgagccactcaggtgcccccaattaacacatactttgtatgttatgtgtattacaTGTTATATTCTTACAATCGAGTGAGCACCTACACAGAAAAACATTATTAggaaagtcataaggaagagatTACATtcacagtactgtactgtatcaaaaaaaaataactgcataTAAGTGGATCCACACTGTTCaaaccatgttgttcaagggtcgacTGTACATGACTTAATTTTTCTcacattctccttttttcttttttctttttttcctgttttttcctgGCAGGGGCTGCAAGGTAGAAGTTGCAGGAATTAGTTGCAACTGTGTGGTGGCTGATGTGGCCAGTCCACGCGACACTGCTCCATGGGCCACCCCCCTGCTGTATGGCTGAGGCTGGCTCCAGCtggaggaaacattttttttttaatgtttatttttgagagagagagagacagtgtgagcaggggaagggcagagagagaaggagacacaatccaaagcaggctccaggctctgagctgtcagcacagagcccgatgtggacctcaaacccacaaactgtgagatcatgacctgagcccaagtcagacgcttaactgtctgagctgTCCAGGCGCCCGTGGAGGCTACTTTCTAAAATGCAAGTTGGATCTTCACTCCGTGTGGGAATGGGCTTCCCAGTGTCCTGAGGATGGAATCCTAACTCCAAATTcgggtgaaagagagagagagagagtggggactCACAGAAATCTGTGCTCCCCGCCAGCCTCCCTGGTTGTGTGGTCTGTGAGCAGACGGGTCACTTCCAGGCCTGGGCAGGTGAGACCAGGGGCCTCCCCCGGACCTAGCTTCCCCCAGGGACCATGCATTCTGCATAGCACGGCCACGTGATGGAGAAAAGCCACTCAACCTAAGACAGACTTGACGTGAGCAAGAAATGACACTGTACCAGGTCAAGCTGCTGAGATTTGGGCATTCATCTCTGACTGCAGCCTAACCAACCCTGCCTGACCTTTCCACACAAGCCGAGAGGCCCGGCAGGAACCACCCCAGCAGCATCTCATGGCCACTCTCCACTCTAGCTCTGCTGAGTTAATTTCCTGAAACTCACATGCATCTTTCTGCCTCTGGaggtgcctttgcacctgctgttccctctaccAGGGTACTCTTCCCCAAATCTCACCTGCCTACTCTACATATCTGTTGCGGGTTGAACTGTATCCCCCCAAAAGATAGGTTCAACGTTGCATGTGACCTGACTTGGAAACAGGGTCTCTGCAGATGCagtcaagttaagatgaggtcaaaCTGGCATagggtgggcccttaatccaGCGTGACTGGTGCCTTATGAGAAGAGAAGACacgcagagacagagacacagaaggaaaatatcatgtgaagacagaggcagaggttggagtgatggGTCTGCAAACCAGGTGTCTTaacttgggctgctataacaaaatacca
It encodes the following:
- the HNRNPAB gene encoding heterogeneous nuclear ribonucleoprotein A/B isoform X1 produces the protein MSEAGEEQPMETTGATENGHEAAPEGESPAGAGTGAAAGAGGGSAAPPAGNQNGAEGDQINASKNEEDAGKMFVGGLSWDTSKKDLKDYFTKFGEVVDCTIKMDPNTGRSRGFGFILFKDAASVEKVLDQKEHRLDGRVIDPKKAMAMKKDPVKKIFVGGLNPEATEEKIREYFGEFGEIEAIELPMDPKTNKRRGFVFITFKEEEPVKKVLEKKFHTISGSKCEIKVAQPKEVYQQQQYGSGGRGNRNRGNRGSGGGGGSGGQSQSWNQGYGNYWNQGYGYQQGYGPGYGGYDYSPYGYYGYGPGYDYSQGSTNYGKSQRRGGHQNNYKPY
- the HNRNPAB gene encoding heterogeneous nuclear ribonucleoprotein A/B isoform X2, encoding MSEAGEEQPMETTGATENGHEAAPEGESPAGAGTGAAAGAGGGSAAPPAGNQNGAEGDQINASKNEEDAGKMFVGGLSWDTSKKDLKDYFTKFGEVVDCTIKMDPNTGRSRGFGFILFKDAASVEKVLDQKEHRLDGRVIDPKKAMAMKKDPVKKIFVGGLNPEATEEKIREYFGEFGEIEAIELPMDPKTNKRRGFVFITFKEEEPVKKVLEKKFHTISGSKCEIKVAQPKEVYQQQQYGSGGRGNRNRGNRGSGGGGGSGGQGSTNYGKSQRRGGHQNNYKPY